The Vitis vinifera cultivar Pinot Noir 40024 chromosome 3, ASM3070453v1 region TAAGGCCATGAACCTTCTTCAGCAGAATCTGCTTAGCTGATCCCCATTCTCAGAACTTCAAACAAAGGTAGTTTTTCGTCAATAATTATAACCTTGATCTGCCAAATTAACAACGTTCATATCATTAGTCCTCAGACATAACAAGCGAAGTACAAAGGTTGCCAGCCTCCAATCCAAACAAGTTCTTGAGAAGACCCTGTCTTCATTGCAAAAACCCTCACCTTAAACCCAGCTGCCCCAAGTCAAGTGACAGTTTTCTAGCTATGGATAGCAGGTATCGAAAGCAGGAAACTAACAGAACCAGAATCCATCAAGTGGAAGATCAGCTCTGGCAACTATGATATGAGTAGTCTGATCTAGAGTTGATATGACAAAAGAAAAGGTCTATCACCCTGCTTATCATCTCTACTTAGTACATATTTTCAATTTGCCCCATCATTGATTGATATAAGCTTTATATTCCAAAACACAAATGTTCATAACATTAGTCCTCAGACATGATAACAGAAGAATGCTGCTAGCCTCCAACCCAAGGAAGTTGTTAAGATCACCCTGTTTTACGTTGTAAAAACCCCTACCCGAAAGCCATCTGCTTAATGTCATGTAACAGTTTTCCAGCTATGATAAGGTAACAAGAAACCCCTGATTGCCATTCAAGAACTGCTTGCTTTTCCCAAAAATGTAGTTTCAATTGCTTTCTACAGTCTCCATTAAACAAATAAGAGCTTAACTCAATTCCACCAGAACCATTTTCTTCACTCCTATGAGACTAAGACAAATCGCTAGCTAATGCTAGATGAGCGCATTTGATATTGAGAAATAGTCACATACACATATAAGTCCACGGCTACTGAAGAACACATCTACTATGATAAAATTGCATTCATTTTCTAGGAAGAAAATCGTTATTCTATTTCGGAGGGAATCCTGTTTCATGAACAATTTCCTAgaacaaatataatttatattggtACTTCATATTCTGTTGATTCTAGCATGGAACCCCACCTTGATTTCTTATGAGGAACATGACTGATACAAACAAGAACTTCTCTtggaaaacaaaaggaagaCAAACACAACAGCCTGGCTATTACAATTTCAGTTGTTGACTGTggatttcttattttcattatctcAATTAGGTGGACCTCTGTAATATGCTGGAACAGTTGCAGGAAAGAACATTTGTCTGACTCCTTCAGCTTTTATAATGGGGAAAATGATGCCTGATGCACCctggaaaaggggaaaaaaaaagggagatttAATCAATGAGGAACTTCCAGAAATATAGGTTGACAGAAATGAGCTCTTTCAAAAAGTAACAGGGGGGAATAGAGATATGCACCGAAATCAATCTGGCCCCAATCCACATGCGCTTGGGCGAAGGAAATGGAAGCAATAAGCGGCCAACTCCATAGACAGCCACAGCAAAAAAGTGGAGAACCAAGCTCAATGGGCGAGGGTTTAGGCCAGAGAGTAGAGCAATTGGTCCATTTGAGAAGATACCTCCAAGACTCAAATAGTCAAAACATGCTTCACGCATTTCCTTCCTTGCTTGATCTGGTGATGCGCAAAACACCTTATATAGGGCTCCGGCCAATGTGTTTATTGTGGATGCCACTGGCTGCAAACAAAACCATAACACATcgtaagttaataattttacaGTTCTTGTTTAAGCCAGGTTTTGTTGACCTCAATGCTAAGTATAGTTCGGGCACATATGACCAAGTGCTAACCTTACGTAGAGTGTAAAAGGCTTCAAGATATTTGCAAAGAGCAGCTGCATCATTTAGATTTTGCAGAGGTTTAAGAAGATCTCGCAGAACAACAATATCAGAGAGCGCCACAGTCATTCCACCTCCAGTTAAAGGATGCCGCATGTTGAATGCATCTCCCATCAAAAGCGCACCTGGAGTGGGATAGGGAGAGGCTGGCATACTTCGATTTGGCATTGTTTTCACATTCCCCTTATCAATTGCGGATATGAAGGCATTATGCAGCTCAGGGGGGatctaaaatatgaaaatcCATTTATCAGTCTAATGCATTTGTTATGAACTAAGGAAACAACTCGATCAACATGTCAATCAACAAAACTCAATGTTGATTCAAATGGATAAGCTTGTAAAATCAGGTCATTATCAAAATCACCAAGACAATCTTCTAGAAGGACTAGAATTCTTTCTTTGAAACCAGAATTCAGTGAGTGTACTGAAAAATTACACAAGCttattcaaaatgatataagaaCTAAAAAGGATCATTCCAGACCATTTTAAGAAAGGAATTATGTCAGGAAATTTAGAACTACCTGAGGAGCCACTACTGTTTTCAAATAGCAGGCCATTTCACCATTAGCAATTGAAGGTACTTTCTGGCCAGGTACATCAACCAAACAGCGAATCTCATTGCTACTAATCGGATAAAACAAGATGGGTGAAGGGTCTGCCAGAATAACGTGTCCATGATTTGCATGTGGGAGCTGACAGTTCTCGAGGACTAAACCAACAAAACAAGAGGGCACATCCACCTGACAAAAAGGAGAAGGCACTTATCATCTCAAGTGCAGAGGAAGATGGCACACTACAATCTACTAAAATTCACCGCCTAAATGTCTACCTTAGGGTTGCAAAGAGAGCGTcgtaaatttgaaaaacaaccaTCGCATACAATTGTAAGGGGAGCATATGCTTTCAGTTCTTCACCAGCCTTGGTCCTGTATTGCACTCCTTTGATAGACCCTTTTTCTTCAATCAGAGATGTCACCGTTCCTTGTTCCATTTTTACACTGTAAAGCAATTAGAAAATAGATCAATGTACAGAGCAGGGCACTGATAAAAGAGGAGAGCAAATATTACTCTTTTGTGATCAACACACGCCAAAACCAAATTATATTAGTATTTAGAAACTGAAATTTGGATCAAAGAAATAATACACAATTTTCTAAGTCATGATCATTTTCCCAACATATGGAACCAAGTGAAATTTCACATTATTTCGCATTAACAATCTATTTAATGGAAGGAAAGGAGGCTATACTTGGGAAGCGATGCAGCCTTCTCACGCATCCTCTGGACAAATCGTCCATTGTGAAAGCTTCTCCCAGCCACATCCGAGTGAAACTGTTCCAAGGGATAAGAGAGCCTAGCATTTTTCCCATCCTTGTAAAGAGCATATCCAAGGACCCTCTGAGCATCAATCTCATTTAAACAATCTGCAGACACGGTTGCTTTAATTTTACGGAAAACAATGCTTTAACAGTAAGTAAAGAGAAAGGGGGACAAGTCCTTTAATGTAACGCCCAACAGCTTGGTATAAAGTAGGGATTATAACAAACTTTTGTGGTTTGTAAAGGTTTAGACAACTTGATCTCTTACCCTCAAGACCCAACTCAATCAATTTTAGATAGCCTCCTGGTTGTAGCAGTTCACCCACAATTCTGTCAGGCTGGCTCAAGTCTCTTTCAATCACATGAACTCTTCGCCCATCCTGTGCCAATGGCATTAAAGAAGGTCTtagaaaaaacccaaaattgACTTTGctacattttcttttcctttccctttccctttcttGGGGTTTTTCTGCAGAAATTCATGTTAATTTCCGTAACTTCATCTTTAGAAAGATGAATAGATCAGAAAATAACTGTACCAAAAAATCCTATCTACAAATTTAAACCATGATTTATGTTTGATGAGGGCAATCAAACCCACAATCCAAATGATCTCTAATATGAGTCCAAATTTATCAGTCACAAAGTTGGGTCCCTGACCCATGAAAGCTCTCAGAAAccaatttaaacaacaaatCACAAAAGAAAAGCCCAAAGGTTTTGTTTTCCTAGGAatcaaaatagtaaaataagtaaaataagaaacttcaaattcttttcattttcctctcatttctccaattttctcagcaaccaaacagagctcGCATGAAACCCGAAAGAAAAATCACTTTTTCCCACACACATTCGTAGtcaacaaaactaaaaaatactAACCATTTTCCGTAAACCCCACAAACCCATCATCACAGAGACAGTGGAAGAGACTCACCTTGCCAAGAGTGTGAGCCAGAGCAGACCCAGCAACCCCAGCTCCAACAACAATCACATCGGTACCGCCATCGAAACCCGAGCAGCATTCTCCATTTGCAGAGCTCTTGACACACTCATCCTTCATTTTCTCCATTAAATGTCCTCCTGCTCTGCTCTTCACCCTCTTCCCTCTTGAACGGTCCAGAAGAAGAAACCCCAACAAAGAAGCAACAATTCCTCCCAATACCCACTGATAAATCATCTtcaaataacaaagaaaaatgggttGGAAGAAGATGAGCTGCTCCTCTTTCTCAGAAGGACGAAAGCCTTGTCAGAGTATTGGTTGTGTGCAGGTTTGAGTTAATGAGTTGTAACGAACTGGCGCCTTTTTATAGCGGTGACAGCTCAATGAAATGGCTCACTACGGTTGATGACGCACCTacctcttttatatttttagtataaaaaaaaacgaagtttataagaaataaaaatctaattatttatttgagattttaaaaatatgatttttggcAAACGTGGCCGTTATTTTGTGGTTCCACGTGGATTGTGAAAAAGATGATTTTAGTGAATGTGAATATtgtatgaaaattaatattattttagtggacaatatttcctataataaagtattttaataaatatatataactttttaataataataataatttttatataaaaatattataattttggtataaaaagtatataaatgtactaaaaaaatatttttaaaattggtggtaattaaaattttctaatatctcatatttttaaacatttttaaaaaatcactatttttaaaaaataaatatagttcttaaattttatttaaatatattttacttgTGACATGTTTTACACTTTACCCTCGTATTTAAAACTCAACATATTGCTcccaaaatttattaaaatctaaCACTTTACCtctaaacttattaaaaaattaataaataatttattacgtaaagaaacaatgttaaaatgtataataataataataataattacccAAATTTGAAATCATCATGCTTCATAAATATACGCAAAAATCATCAATAGTCATacgtttaaaataaaaaatcaaaattgatatcTATTGTATTTTGATTACTAATTCAAAATTAGTTTTACCCAATTTCATATTACTGTTTAAaataaagtacaaaaaaaaatcaattttttttatattttcatgaaaGATTTGTAATTGGAAACAAAGTATTGGCGTTTAATAAGTAAAATATCGGGTTTTGAACGAGAaatgacaaaataaaaacatgtattTCAAACAATAATAACCATACTAAAAATGCAAAAATCTTccaaacaagtaaaaaattattacacCTGAGTGAAAGAtcattcaaataaatatttataaaatagtaAGTCAAAGAGAGTAGTTTGACCAAGTCTGGATGGGACATAGAGAAGTGGGTCAatgtgaaattttgaaataaggTTAAAAATAAGGAGAATTAGCCAAAACGGTGGGTTAGAAAAACTAATGTCTATAAAGGCTCACTCTTTTAGAGGATAATTTTAccctttaatatgttttttatattatttataaataaattgagattgtcaatgatgtggggctcatacatgatgataagtacaaattgataaatgatgtGAGACccatacatgatgataagtacatGTTGATAGGCAATCAACGGTACATTTTTCaacttgaaaaaattgttatcacttttgaacaattaactatttaaaaatttgttattttttttttaaattgagattttttaaagaatcttgtaaaaaaaaataatttttaatatctcataaataaaaatcatatcctaaagttattatatcgttttatatataaaacatacaattaaaaaactttgttatcataatataataaataattcgtgaaaaaattaaataaaaataaattaaattatgttataatatattgtaatgataatgtatttatattgtaagtataatgcatttatatcgtacctatatttcattataaaagtaataattttaaaaatgtttattcataccctattggtattaacacatcgtattaatatattaacaacatttatttagtgttttgaaattatttaataatttttgtatatatatatatatataaactacgtgaattcaaattagtatttcattttatttcagaaattatttatgatatacgtatgttgtgaaatatggtatgatcatacaaaattaccatttttataaaaaaattcataaatttcttaattaggtttcattgtaatgtattgtaatgtaaatgtatttatattgtaattataatatatttttgttgtgcttgtattgtataataaaagtaataatattaagGATCACCTTTTgtaccttattaatattcaacatatcaaatatattaacattatccactcgatgcattgagaaaaaaaatttatatgaaaattaaaaaaaaaaaatactatgcaaaggaaaaaaaattatataatttttttaaaattattttattataaaaataaaaaatgattaaacattttctatcattttcttattatttttagagaatctgaatgaaaaattaaaaattttatcttccttaaatttaatacaaaaacataatttatcaatttaaaattataatatatatatgaaaaaatcatcatttttattatataattataaaacttatttttttcttcataaaattaaaaattagaataaaaataaaaaaaggtaaaaaaaacaataaatgatattttgaaaatatttttttaaagtatttttgttttaaatagtaaatttaaataacaaattatatataattgtaagggttaaacccaaaattttgatttaaaatttaaatatcaataattacaataaatgtgggACCCATATACCATAAATGTATtaacaaatcaagtgaagtgctttaaatgctttgaattttaaaagttttagttaaaggGTAGTTTTGGTATATTAAGCTTACTAAAGTCCTCCccaataattattaaaagataccaccctttttaataattgttttaccTAGCCTACCCTTTTaggtaattctcccaaaaaaatattgtcaaGGCTTTGAAAACAGTGGGAACAAAACAGGGGTTTTGAAACAattttacaaaaacaaaaacaaaaatttcgaaaacaaaaataaaaaagccatTCTCAAAACAAATTAGGAGCCTGAGCCCAAGACTGGGTCAACTCACATTTTACAATCTAAAATcttacatattttaattaattatggtaAGGGGTCAAACTTTATTTGACCctaaatttgttataattagTTCTCAATTTGGACGGATGTATCAAagtattttacattttttgtttatagaaaatggcttcaaacaatatatcaaataatttcattatatttttttattaggataTATTGAActtgtatattattttgtatcttAATAATtgagaaatcaatttttttattaggatatatgcaaaaatatttatgttacAATACCATTATTATGcaattatgtaaaaataattataaaatataaatattttaaaaataatttaaatttcatatacTCATCAGTCAAATATAATAGTAAAATAGTCAAACACTTATCGACTAAAAGTAATATCTAAGATAGTGAAAAGTAGTATATTTGagtaaaatatgtataaatcaaaatatgcttaaaatgctaattttttttataaccatttgaaatttatattttataaactcgaatttctattttataattttttttttttatatgagtgTGTGGAATCACATTTTCCCTCATTATTATATTAAGGAAAACATGTTAATTATTTTGTGGTTCATCCATTAGAGAAAGATGTTAATAATACCAATGGCAGGCTTGTAGTATCTTAACATTTCTACATAAAATAATCCTCTAGATACCTAGGGTATGTTtggaactatttttaaaaataatttttttttcctaaaaaaataaatgaactgATTTTTAGACTTGAAATATGGTTGAGAAGTTTTtgtaacaaaaaacaattttttttgaaaacttgctCTTAGGCCTATttggtaacttttttttttaaaagcagtttttgaaaacaattttttaaaagcagtttttgaaaacaattttttaaaagtgttcatggatattttgtaaaataaaagtttatttagaaatataaaataatatagttttaatatttttaaatatattttaaaaataatttttatgtctaattttttatttttaatcgttttgcatgtttgtataattattttttaatgcaatcactataaaacaagtgaaaacaatataaaacaactaaaagatgttatctaaaaatactttattttctgttattaaaaacataaaatataaaatagttttttgttatcaaacatatttttctaattttttattttgaataacagAATTGCTAAAGAGACCCTTAGTCTTTTTCAAgaacacattttaattattttagtttattttcactttatttttatgaattttttaaaaaataattatataaatataaagaatgattgaaaataaagtattgcatataaattattcttaaaaaaatatttgaaaatatataaaagacatTCATTATATTTCAAGTTCTCATACAAAactttactttaaaaatattaaagaaccATTAacaaaaactattctcaaaaattatttttttaagaattgtttttagaaaCTATTGGAATTGGGTGGGTGCCCAAGTTGGGCTAACCTAACCCGATCCAATATGTTAGAGATATGGGGAAGCGGTTTCTGGGAGTTGGAACTATCAAAAACTACTCTGAAACCtccccatatatatataaaatatattttctctctaactctcacatttcttttcttaaaaaaaaaaaaacgacaaAGAGAACTTCAAAAAAGTTCTCTAAAGAGTAGGTAAAAGGTTTTTGTGTTATGAAACTAGATGGTTCCCAATTTGACTGTGGTTCTATTCAAGACCTAAGCTGAAGATTTGaacatttttgttaaaaaggTAAGCTGAAGTTTTTTTTAACAGAAACAAATTAAGACTTGTTTAgtaattgttctaaaaaaatccttttaaagAAAAGTGTTCTAaagtaagttgtttttttttctttttgtgaattatttttgaaaaaacactttaaaagatGGAGAATATTTATAAAACGGTTGTATTCTAAGTATACATAAATTTTATGGAAGATAAGTTaagaaaacaactttttatatttgagttttttttataaaaaaaatattcctaaAAATAGTTTGTAACTacttttaaagaatatttaaaaaaaaaaaactatatatttttttcttaaaaattttctaaaacattAACAAATATGTCCCAactttcaattttaaatatatttccaTCTCACAGGAGTAGGGTTAAAAATGAAgcaaattaatatttaaaagtttttggagGACAAAAGGCCTTCACACCAGACATGTGAATGACAAATAAattatggaaagaaaataagaagaaattcCTTCACGCCAAACACCCCCATTACAAAATCTTGGAGGTGAAGAATCCCATATAGCAACCCATACGTGTACAAGACGTTTAGTCCTTGTCAAGCATTTAATTCGAGAAAGATATATAGCAACCCTAACGGTCGACTTTAATGAGGTTTAAGTCATATAATTAATGATATATATCACCATAATCCATTTTAAGAGTGACAATGATTGGTTCCAATTACCAAGTGGCTTGGCCCAAAAAGTCATATCCCCATCATATTCCTTCCCATGAgaatcataattttctttttccaattttttttttttggtttatttttcaagaaaattaggtttaattagtattatttcattttgtcaACTAGTTAATTTAGGGCTTGATTGAAAGTGATTATGCTAAAGGTACTTTTAACTAAGGTTAATTGGGAATGATTCAAGTTAAATGGCTTTTACTCTTATTGATAGTGGttttatcataaatattttttttttataaagaattaattaataattaaatataaattttaaaaagtatttttcataaaaaaaatatttaaaattaattaatacttaatttttgggaatatgttataaaaaattatttgtgggATAACCATGATAatccaaaaatcactttaattggttatctaatttttttaaaaaaaaaattagcaaatatttcacttttgttaaaaaaaaaaaaaaaaaaaggcttgaaatattataaaatcctttgggttcttcatgtttaaatataagaaacaaaaaaaaacaaaattaatttttaataatatttttacaagtttacataatgaaaaaaaatattgttttttgaaTAAACAAATATCCTAATCAAagggatattttaaaattttaaagtgattttttttataaaaaaaatttggtaatactaatacctaatttttattattattattattataaaattaaattaaattaaaaataaataaataaaaagatcacTTTTAGATATCATAGGGCTCTTCTTACTTTCCTAACATCACTTCCAAGTGGGGAAACAAAAAAGTTAGTAGAAGTTTGAGGAAAcaaatgaaatttgatttttgtcgAAGatgtttattttagaaaattattttaataaaatgtttaattacatattaatattttcaagaCCATgatgaatttattataaaatcatttatttacatCATAATATACAAAGTTAACAAATCTTAATAAATACAATAAgattatagttaaaaaaaactattaaggGTAGGTCTAAATCTAGTCCAAAACGAACTCATGTAAGGGAGTTATTAAAATCATTGAATTTGGAATATGGTAAAGTAGTTTCTGGATGGGGAACTACTCCTTTAATGGATGTCGCAATAACTCTATTTGCAGTATTCCTATCTATTCTTTTAGGGATTTATAATTCTTCTGCTTTATTGGACATAATTTCATTGAAGTAGCTCCACAAAAACCACAAAGCCCTAACTTTTCAATACAAAGTGAATCGACTCGGATTTCTAGCCTATTCTATGTTGGTAATTTGATCGcaaaatttctttgtttctatGTTCTTGGGGAATATGAGCGTGTGAAATTAGTTTAATAAAGTGTTTGGTTATATATTAATACTGATTGTGTTCTAAGTCTCAAACCGCTTTGAGTACTTTCTATAAAATTCTTTCccaaaagaattttattttcattttggatagccaaaaaaatttaaaatttaaaatttatgaaaaaaaattccctcCAAGTATCTAAAACTAAACTTTATTAAAAGTcaaagattaattaattttggtaTGAATGTTagttttgataattatattaAGAGGAAAGTGGGTGGATGATGATGATATTATTGTTATGGACCTTATGgtacatatataaataatttaacatCACCTTATATTGGGAATCAAATATGCAATTGATTTCCATCTCTATTTTGGTCTATCTCATTCACATGTTAAAATATTgtccaatttttccaaaattggatttatgttagaaattaaattaatggatGATATggaaaattttccctttttggtttattttcttttaaaatatttattaatttaaataaagatCATTTTTCTACTTACCCTCATCCATGATATCTTAATCATCCATCATATAGTTTAggttttttagatttttttttttaacttctatttGGTAATGTAAGAGtagcaataaaagaaaatacttATATCAACATGACAAGATAAtcccatattttaaaaaataatctttatttattaaaaaatataatttgatatttttacctttatccctttttttttttaatatttgaatgtgaCATGAGATAAATAGATTGATGGaggatatttttgtaaatataaatgTTATATGAAGGTTATTCTTGGAACAAATTATATACTTTTTAATccaaaaacttaaataaaattagCCATCAAATTATATTGGTTTGACTAGCACCTATATTtagaatgtgtttgatagtaattctaaaaaatgtaaATAGAGTGTGTTTTATAGAATTTgtacttgaaatgtttttagtaGAAGTATTTTCTCTAGAAGTGGTTTTATGAGAATTATCTATCAAATATTTCTCTAAAAAACACTACAAGTGATGATTTTTcaacattataagtgatttttcaaccgtacaagtaatttttcaaaattttaaaagtgttttgaaATTTTGCTAAAtacatctttttttcttttttaaaaatctttttaagctaaaaacaccttctaaaatcactgccaaacggACTTCAATAATTgtaatttttatcctttttaacacttaaaattttttatctttcaagtgtTATAAAAGGTAGAAACGTTTCCTATAATCATTACCAAACATGCTCTTAGAgcccgtttgatagtgattttaggaagtaattttaatatttttaatacttgaaaattttcatcattcgagtgttagaaatgttataaacactttctaaaatcactctcaaacgcACTCTTACTCTCTctactttaaaaattattatcacaaGAAAATTTGAATCTCAAGAAGCCATTTAAGACCCCAAGCTCAACAAATTTGGATCAGCCTCCAAGATAATTTGGGCTTAATCAAAGTATTACAAAATTATGGGCCAGCCCAACTTCATATACTTTTGTTGGTCTATGAAACAATAAGTACAGGACCTTATCtagtttcaaaataaaataatatatggtTGGGCCAGGCCCATCCTATATAAAAACATTTGAGGTTAAACTGCAACCTTTACacaaaatattacaatttgATTGCATTGGCCCAACCCAACTACAGCTTGTGGTGAGAATGGGCCATCAATTTTAACAATTGGGTTGGACTAGAGTGGAGTTTTTTCCAACTCAAAACTCGGGTTGAGATTGGGTTAAGTATACGGGCATGGgcaatcaattttaataatcaCGGTGGATTTGTCCAATTCTAATTGTatgatttatattattatatatataagtattttacatatttattttaaaatatttttaaaagaaaatgttatattgttttcttttttttctttttttctttttttaattttggtacAAATGTAGaggaaattaagaaaattatgctAAGGCATGCCACTTTggaactaataaaaaaaacgcTTTgacaaatccttttttttttttttcttataaatgaCAGTTCATGTCGAAGGATCAAGTTCATGTCATGTTTgctaaataagtaaaaatgaataataacatCAACAATCTTATCATTTAAGTTTTTGGATcaaatttacttattttaaacattaataaATCAATCTATGCAAATAATATAATTGCAATCTAAATCAATCAATgcaataaatcaatattttgtttatcatgatgcaaaaaaaattaaaaaaaatgcgaCAACTAAGTAAAAAATTTGTACAAAAGAAATATATGTggacataaaaaaattgaagagcTTAAATCATCCTCTAATTGATAGtcaaatttgataattaaatatttgctattttttattagaattttctattttatgcaATTATTAattgggtttttattttattttatctttttttttttgtgaaaataggTTGAACTATAGCAAGGTACTCATTGACTTGAAGGGAACAAGGACCTGTTCCTCCAaaaaaagataatgaaaaat contains the following coding sequences:
- the LOC100265235 gene encoding squalene monooxygenase SE1, producing the protein MIYQWVLGGIVASLLGFLLLDRSRGKRVKSRAGGHLMEKMKDECVKSSANGECCSGFDGGTDVIVVGAGVAGSALAHTLGKDGRRVHVIERDLSQPDRIVGELLQPGGYLKLIELGLEDCLNEIDAQRVLGYALYKDGKNARLSYPLEQFHSDVAGRSFHNGRFVQRMREKAASLPNVKMEQGTVTSLIEEKGSIKGVQYRTKAGEELKAYAPLTIVCDGCFSNLRRSLCNPKVDVPSCFVGLVLENCQLPHANHGHVILADPSPILFYPISSNEIRCLVDVPGQKVPSIANGEMACYLKTVVAPQIPPELHNAFISAIDKGNVKTMPNRSMPASPYPTPGALLMGDAFNMRHPLTGGGMTVALSDIVVLRDLLKPLQNLNDAAALCKYLEAFYTLRKPVASTINTLAGALYKVFCASPDQARKEMREACFDYLSLGGIFSNGPIALLSGLNPRPLSLVLHFFAVAVYGVGRLLLPFPSPKRMWIGARLISGASGIIFPIIKAEGVRQMFFPATVPAYYRGPPN